In Paraburkholderia phenazinium, one DNA window encodes the following:
- a CDS encoding TetR/AcrR family transcriptional regulator has translation MNTSSPPDLSPLQHRKRSAILDGAKAVFLSQGFGLATMDDVAAAAGVGKQTVYRHFKSKEALFVGLVGSMCAQVGGVLASAQDEQSDGSPEDELRKLGWVLAQILIAPDYLRLYRAIVAEAERLPELGQVFYENGAKGVRAFAAKILRRRFDESTAALRAATFVQLVLGDAYLELSVGYAVPDVEARFAVQIDEAVAAALR, from the coding sequence ATGAACACGTCCTCTCCCCCCGACCTGAGCCCGCTGCAGCACCGTAAGCGGTCCGCCATCCTCGACGGCGCGAAGGCCGTTTTTTTAAGCCAGGGTTTCGGCCTGGCAACGATGGATGATGTCGCCGCGGCCGCGGGCGTCGGCAAACAGACGGTCTACCGCCACTTCAAGTCGAAGGAAGCGCTCTTCGTTGGTCTGGTGGGCTCGATGTGCGCTCAGGTGGGTGGCGTTCTCGCCAGCGCTCAGGACGAGCAATCCGATGGATCACCCGAAGACGAGTTGCGCAAGTTGGGATGGGTGTTGGCACAAATCCTTATCGCGCCGGATTATCTGCGGCTCTACCGGGCCATCGTTGCTGAGGCCGAGCGTCTTCCGGAACTCGGCCAGGTGTTTTACGAAAATGGTGCAAAGGGCGTGCGTGCCTTCGCCGCAAAAATTCTGCGAAGGCGATTTGACGAATCAACTGCTGCATTGCGGGCAGCGACGTTTGTTCAGTTGGTGCTAGGCGACGCGTATCTGGAACTGTCAGTTGGCTACGCGGTGCCCGATGTTGAAGCGCGCTTTGCAGTGCAGATTGACGAGGCGGTGGCAGCGGCACTTCGCTAA
- a CDS encoding DEAD/DEAH box helicase codes for MSFASLGLIDPLLRNLQDLHYQTPTPVQAKAIPAVLSGKDVMAAAQTGTGKTAGFALPLLQRLVQYGPAVSSNRARVLVLVPTRELAEQVLQSFVDYGKGLELRFLAAYGGVSINPQMMKLRKGVDVLVATPGRLLDLHRQNAVQFDQIQTLVLDEADRMLDLGFARELNAVFAALPAERQTLLFSATFTDDIRAIAAAILRGPVNISVSPPNATASRIKQWVVTVDKKNKPDLFMHLVAENNWQHALVFVKTRNGVDYLAAMLDEAGYAVDTIHGDKPQPARLRALERFKTGEVHMLVATDVAARGLDIDDLPLVINVDLPIVAQDYVHRIGRTGRAGASGVAVSLVCADEAPQLAAIEALIRQTLPREEEPGFEAEHRVPQTSATGQIIKKPKKPKKPKVSQAAPGAVQVLGKKPRPQSGESKRKPGAQRAAAAGEGTPFSSGSPFSVQKPRSKPAGKPAAGSHKPVGKPAGGRGKRQP; via the coding sequence ATGTCTTTTGCCTCGCTTGGCCTGATCGATCCCTTGCTGCGTAATCTGCAGGACCTCCATTACCAGACACCTACGCCGGTGCAGGCCAAGGCGATTCCTGCTGTGCTCAGTGGCAAGGACGTCATGGCTGCGGCACAGACCGGTACCGGCAAAACGGCGGGTTTTGCGCTGCCGCTGTTGCAACGGCTAGTGCAATACGGCCCGGCGGTGTCCAGCAACCGCGCGCGTGTTCTGGTGCTGGTGCCCACGCGTGAACTGGCCGAACAAGTGTTGCAAAGCTTTGTCGATTACGGCAAAGGCCTCGAGTTACGATTTCTGGCCGCCTACGGCGGTGTGAGTATCAACCCGCAGATGATGAAGTTGCGCAAGGGCGTGGATGTGCTCGTTGCCACGCCGGGCCGTTTGCTGGATCTCCATCGCCAGAACGCAGTGCAGTTTGATCAAATACAAACGCTGGTGCTGGATGAAGCCGACCGCATGCTGGATCTGGGCTTTGCACGCGAACTCAACGCTGTCTTTGCTGCCTTGCCCGCCGAGCGCCAGACCCTGCTGTTCTCTGCCACGTTTACCGATGATATCCGCGCCATCGCGGCGGCCATTCTGAGGGGCCCGGTCAATATCAGCGTTAGCCCGCCCAATGCCACGGCCAGCAGGATCAAGCAGTGGGTGGTGACGGTGGATAAAAAGAACAAGCCTGACCTCTTCATGCATCTTGTGGCTGAGAACAACTGGCAGCACGCGCTGGTGTTTGTCAAAACCCGCAATGGCGTGGACTACCTGGCGGCCATGCTGGACGAAGCGGGCTACGCGGTCGACACCATCCACGGCGACAAACCCCAGCCCGCGCGCCTGCGTGCACTGGAGCGCTTCAAGACGGGCGAAGTACATATGCTGGTAGCCACCGATGTGGCTGCGCGCGGGCTGGATATCGACGACCTGCCGCTCGTGATCAACGTTGATCTGCCGATCGTGGCGCAAGACTATGTGCACCGTATTGGCCGTACCGGCCGCGCGGGCGCCAGCGGCGTGGCGGTGTCCCTTGTGTGTGCCGATGAAGCGCCGCAACTGGCCGCGATTGAAGCGCTGATCCGGCAAACGCTGCCCCGTGAAGAAGAGCCGGGTTTTGAGGCCGAACACCGCGTGCCGCAAACGAGCGCGACGGGCCAGATCATCAAGAAACCCAAAAAGCCTAAGAAGCCCAAAGTGTCGCAAGCTGCGCCGGGCGCCGTGCAGGTGCTTGGCAAAAAGCCACGTCCGCAAAGCGGCGAAAGCAAACGCAAGCCTGGGGCGCAACGCGCTGCGGCCGCGGGCGAAGGCACACCCTTTTCCAGCGGTAGTCCATTCAGCGTGCAAAAGCCACGCAGCAAACCCGCCGGCAAGCCAGCTGCCGGTTCACATAAGCCGGTTGGCAAACCCGCTGGTGGCCGCGGCAAACGCCAACCCTGA
- a CDS encoding DUF1330 domain-containing protein, protein MAAFVVVQESIENEAVFNQYRAKAPATIEAYGGKFLARGGNLEVMEGELPYKRLVIIEFPTRQDAIAWYNSSAYQEILPMRLSSSKGIFAVVDGV, encoded by the coding sequence ATGGCAGCATTTGTTGTCGTACAGGAATCGATCGAAAACGAAGCTGTTTTCAATCAATATCGCGCAAAGGCGCCGGCGACGATCGAGGCATATGGCGGCAAGTTCCTCGCGCGTGGCGGTAACCTCGAAGTGATGGAGGGCGAATTGCCGTACAAGCGGCTCGTCATCATCGAGTTCCCTACGCGCCAGGACGCAATTGCATGGTACAACTCGTCCGCATACCAAGAAATCCTGCCCATGCGACTCTCAAGCAGTAAAGGCATTTTCGCAGTGGTGGACGGCGTGTGA
- a CDS encoding SDR family oxidoreductase, with protein sequence MNSKKVWLVTGAGRGMGVDIVKAALAAGHDVVATGRDLAKIRNAIGDHDSLLIASLDVTNPVDADAAVKAAVQKFGRIDVLVNNAGNFYGGFFEELSAAQVRSQFETLLFGPMNVTRAVLPVMRRQRSGLVVTISSTAGITGLVFCSAYAAAKFGVEGWMESLAQEIAPFGIRTMLVEPGFFRTDLLTAESTTYAELSIEDYASRTKETVTAWKGMSGKQGGDPAKLAAALVALTAQDEPPARFAAGADAVEAFEAKANTLLAQANAHRELSSSLAHSPEYAAARQA encoded by the coding sequence ATGAACAGCAAGAAAGTTTGGCTCGTGACCGGCGCCGGCCGTGGCATGGGCGTGGACATTGTGAAGGCGGCACTGGCAGCCGGCCACGACGTTGTGGCGACTGGCCGCGATCTCGCAAAGATCAGGAACGCCATCGGCGATCACGATAGTCTGTTGATTGCGTCGCTTGACGTGACGAACCCGGTCGATGCCGACGCCGCCGTCAAGGCTGCGGTCCAAAAGTTCGGGCGCATTGACGTACTGGTCAACAACGCAGGCAACTTCTATGGGGGCTTCTTCGAGGAGCTTAGCGCCGCCCAGGTGCGCAGCCAGTTCGAAACGCTTTTGTTCGGTCCGATGAATGTTACCAGGGCCGTATTGCCCGTGATGCGCAGGCAGCGCTCTGGCCTGGTAGTCACGATCTCATCGACGGCTGGCATTACTGGTCTTGTCTTTTGCAGCGCATATGCTGCTGCAAAGTTTGGAGTCGAAGGATGGATGGAGTCGCTTGCGCAGGAGATTGCTCCCTTTGGCATCCGCACCATGCTGGTGGAGCCGGGGTTCTTCCGGACCGACCTTCTCACCGCAGAGTCAACTACCTACGCCGAACTCTCCATCGAAGACTACGCATCCCGTACTAAGGAGACCGTGACCGCCTGGAAAGGCATGAGCGGGAAGCAGGGCGGCGATCCGGCCAAGCTTGCCGCTGCGTTGGTAGCGTTGACGGCGCAGGATGAGCCTCCTGCTCGCTTCGCCGCTGGCGCGGATGCGGTCGAAGCCTTTGAGGCGAAGGCAAACACCTTACTCGCTCAGGCGAATGCCCACCGCGAGCTGTCCTCATCTCTTGCGCACTCTCCTGAATACGCTGCCGCGCGGCAGGCCTAA
- a CDS encoding SMP-30/gluconolactonase/LRE family protein — MKLMVDTTVVRDGLHFAESPSEGPDGLLYVSDFYAHEVLRIDPRTWSASVAATVPAQPSGLGWLPDGRMLVVSMRDLKLLRLEENGSLSVHADLSPVARGAANDMKVDAQGRAWVGSFGFDFYGLLEADPNADPLFGPGANPPTADIACVRLDGTVSCAAQGLQFPNGTVQLSDGTLMIAETVGTCLTAFSIDPAGKLTDRRIWADLSELGPDGDRVLPDGICADAEDGIWVSDPAHSRAIRLDRHGRVTDRIRTSQPCFAVGLSGPDGRTLICCTAETSNPNIAATRRTGKLEAVRVAVGRQA; from the coding sequence ATGAAATTGATGGTCGATACAACTGTAGTCAGGGACGGTCTTCATTTTGCCGAATCGCCGTCCGAGGGGCCCGACGGATTGCTTTACGTGTCGGACTTTTATGCGCACGAGGTGTTGCGGATCGACCCGCGAACATGGAGTGCCAGCGTCGCTGCGACGGTGCCTGCGCAACCATCGGGCCTTGGTTGGTTGCCCGATGGCCGGATGCTCGTGGTATCCATGCGAGACCTCAAGCTGTTGCGACTCGAAGAAAACGGAAGCCTTTCGGTCCATGCCGATCTGTCGCCGGTCGCTCGTGGTGCGGCAAACGACATGAAGGTCGACGCGCAAGGACGCGCATGGGTCGGCTCGTTTGGATTCGATTTTTACGGGCTTCTGGAAGCGGATCCGAACGCCGACCCGCTGTTCGGACCCGGCGCGAATCCTCCGACGGCCGATATCGCTTGCGTACGCCTGGACGGCACGGTGAGTTGTGCCGCGCAGGGGCTGCAATTCCCGAACGGCACGGTGCAGCTATCCGACGGAACCCTGATGATCGCCGAAACCGTGGGTACCTGCCTGACGGCCTTTTCGATTGACCCGGCAGGCAAGCTGACCGACCGGCGGATCTGGGCCGATCTTTCAGAACTCGGGCCTGACGGCGACAGGGTGTTGCCTGATGGCATCTGTGCGGATGCCGAAGATGGGATCTGGGTGTCCGACCCGGCGCACAGCCGGGCTATCCGCCTGGACCGCCATGGCCGAGTGACCGATCGCATAAGGACCTCGCAACCGTGCTTCGCGGTAGGGCTGAGCGGTCCGGACGGAAGGACCTTGATATGCTGCACGGCTGAAACATCGAATCCGAATATCGCGGCCACGCGCCGGACCGGAAAACTGGAGGCGGTTCGAGTGGCGGTGGGGCGGCAAGCTTAG
- a CDS encoding DoxX family protein, which yields MAWNSASSGSVLAMIVAVLFAVAGVVNLSGLGAVKRDFARWGYPAWFRWLCGALELLSAALLPGQQTRILGLTLAGAIMIGALFTLLRNREPFGHLAPALIFSALVVATVALRG from the coding sequence ATGGCGTGGAACAGTGCATCTTCAGGATCGGTTCTCGCGATGATCGTAGCGGTTCTGTTCGCGGTTGCTGGGGTGGTCAATCTCTCGGGGCTAGGCGCAGTGAAGCGCGACTTCGCACGCTGGGGTTACCCGGCGTGGTTTCGTTGGCTCTGTGGCGCTCTCGAGCTGCTTAGCGCGGCACTTCTTCCTGGACAGCAAACCAGAATCTTGGGCTTGACGCTGGCCGGTGCAATCATGATCGGCGCTCTTTTCACGTTGCTACGAAATCGGGAGCCGTTTGGGCATCTTGCCCCGGCGCTGATCTTCTCGGCTCTCGTTGTGGCTACTGTGGCGCTCCGCGGTTGA
- a CDS encoding NIPSNAP family protein, which produces MFYELVTLSSHILKLPEVIASAEAYLNHPETAGRWLGAWTSENGRLGSVRILRGFVDPGTLSQERARALHHANPFGVADSTSTIEMESYAGFPFLPPVEPGSFGRYYEFRTYWLRPGGLAPTIEAWEAAMPERSKRSPLTVNMYALDGVPRITHIWPWESLDERIAIRAKSYADGIWPPKGGPENFYEATSTIWIPTINSPLR; this is translated from the coding sequence ATGTTCTACGAACTGGTTACCTTGTCGTCGCATATTCTGAAGCTGCCGGAGGTAATCGCGAGCGCGGAGGCTTACCTCAATCATCCCGAAACCGCGGGGCGCTGGCTCGGCGCATGGACCTCGGAAAACGGGCGGCTAGGAAGCGTGCGTATTCTGCGAGGGTTCGTCGATCCCGGGACACTGTCTCAGGAAAGAGCGCGTGCTTTACATCACGCCAATCCATTCGGGGTGGCCGACAGCACGTCTACGATCGAGATGGAGAGCTACGCTGGTTTTCCTTTCTTGCCTCCGGTCGAGCCGGGCTCGTTCGGCAGGTACTACGAGTTTCGCACCTACTGGCTAAGACCCGGTGGACTGGCGCCTACGATTGAGGCGTGGGAGGCCGCGATGCCCGAGCGGTCAAAACGGTCCCCTCTGACAGTCAATATGTACGCGCTTGATGGCGTGCCGCGCATCACGCACATATGGCCCTGGGAAAGCCTGGATGAACGGATCGCGATACGTGCAAAGTCTTACGCTGATGGAATCTGGCCGCCCAAAGGCGGGCCTGAGAATTTCTATGAGGCGACGTCCACTATCTGGATACCGACTATCAATTCGCCCCTGCGGTGA
- a CDS encoding LysR family transcriptional regulator gives MFDWQDLQYFLVLAHTGTLSGAASELSVEHATVGRRVMSLESALGLKLIYRLPRSIRLTEDGKAIAMLARSMAQGAQAVETYALRASSALSGTVRISVPPTIGSYCIAPHIRVLRESHPALKIVMEGSPDIAPLDRGVADIAVRMVKPEDGSLVTRRIGTVRFGLYANHTYAARPSAQWEFIAYDSSLDHVKHQKWLRKNIDGRPIVFEASDAIGQQMAVRNGVGVAVLPTLIGDNDAELVRLDIGSEPPETGLWLVTYPDLRRTPAIKAVMEFLVHCIGRETRYTDKDVRG, from the coding sequence ATGTTCGACTGGCAAGATTTGCAGTACTTTCTGGTACTCGCGCACACGGGAACGCTCTCAGGCGCCGCCAGCGAACTGTCGGTCGAACACGCCACGGTTGGGCGGCGTGTCATGTCCCTGGAGTCCGCGCTCGGATTGAAGCTGATTTATCGGCTGCCCCGCAGCATCCGTTTGACCGAGGATGGAAAAGCCATCGCCATGCTGGCCCGATCGATGGCCCAAGGCGCTCAGGCAGTTGAAACATATGCGTTGCGGGCGTCGTCGGCGCTGTCCGGAACGGTCCGTATCAGCGTGCCGCCTACGATCGGCAGTTACTGCATTGCGCCACACATACGCGTGCTACGGGAATCGCATCCGGCCTTGAAGATCGTGATGGAGGGATCTCCCGACATCGCACCGCTGGACCGGGGCGTCGCCGATATTGCTGTTCGCATGGTCAAGCCGGAGGACGGCAGCCTCGTTACGCGCCGCATAGGCACAGTCCGATTCGGTCTCTATGCCAACCATACCTATGCGGCTCGCCCTTCTGCGCAATGGGAGTTCATTGCTTATGACTCGTCGCTGGACCATGTGAAACATCAAAAGTGGCTACGCAAAAATATCGACGGACGGCCCATCGTATTCGAAGCGAGCGATGCGATTGGGCAGCAGATGGCCGTGCGCAACGGCGTCGGGGTTGCGGTTCTGCCTACGTTGATCGGCGATAACGACGCTGAACTGGTCAGACTCGACATAGGATCCGAGCCGCCCGAAACCGGGCTTTGGCTGGTGACCTACCCCGACCTGCGTCGAACGCCGGCGATCAAGGCTGTGATGGAATTTTTGGTCCATTGCATCGGTCGTGAAACCCGTTACACGGATAAGGATGTGCGCGGATAA
- a CDS encoding NAD-dependent epimerase/dehydratase family protein — MELFITGGTGFIGQAVARKAISLGHQVTALVRQANSPAASALARLGVKLHSGDLREPQSFAAIAGTADGVVHTASTNDASAGAADEAAAVAMLSHLHPGAAFVYTSGTWVYGNTEGEAATEASALNPTPLIAWRPAVEQRVQALAASRSIAAVILRPAMVHGYGGGVFGMLAGMVRQTGSVRIVGDGRNHWPAVHVDDLATAYLSAVERAASGDGRVTGQIFNVVAEDAVAVAEMGEAIRASVGADRVELWPLDDARQSLGPFADALALDQTVSGQHARRVLAWEPHGPGLIADLSVREYFQQIKGA; from the coding sequence TTGGAACTGTTCATTACAGGTGGTACGGGGTTCATCGGGCAAGCGGTCGCGCGCAAGGCGATTAGCCTCGGTCATCAGGTGACGGCGTTGGTGCGCCAGGCCAACTCGCCGGCCGCCAGCGCGCTGGCGCGTCTCGGAGTGAAACTGCATTCCGGCGACCTGCGTGAGCCACAGTCGTTCGCTGCGATTGCCGGTACCGCCGATGGCGTGGTGCACACCGCGTCGACCAACGATGCTTCCGCCGGTGCGGCTGATGAGGCCGCGGCTGTAGCGATGCTTTCGCATTTGCATCCGGGCGCGGCATTTGTCTATACGTCGGGCACCTGGGTCTACGGCAATACGGAGGGGGAGGCCGCGACTGAAGCATCGGCGCTGAACCCGACGCCACTCATCGCCTGGCGGCCCGCAGTGGAGCAACGTGTGCAGGCGCTAGCAGCAAGCCGCTCGATTGCCGCAGTGATCCTCAGGCCGGCGATGGTGCATGGCTACGGCGGCGGCGTTTTCGGCATGCTTGCCGGCATGGTCCGTCAGACTGGCAGTGTGAGGATCGTCGGCGATGGTCGCAACCACTGGCCAGCGGTTCACGTCGACGATCTCGCCACGGCTTACCTGAGCGCGGTGGAGCGGGCGGCAAGCGGAGACGGTCGAGTCACGGGACAGATCTTCAACGTGGTCGCGGAAGATGCCGTTGCCGTTGCCGAAATGGGTGAAGCGATTCGGGCCTCGGTCGGCGCCGATCGCGTCGAACTCTGGCCGCTCGACGATGCTCGCCAATCGCTTGGACCGTTCGCTGACGCACTGGCGCTCGATCAGACAGTCAGCGGCCAGCATGCCCGGCGAGTGCTTGCGTGGGAACCCCACGGCCCCGGCCTGATTGCGGATCTCTCTGTACGAGAGTACTTTCAGCAGATCAAGGGAGCATGA
- a CDS encoding AraC family transcriptional regulator: MSTSTASTDRLARTIARFAQSDGDHTTAIPALSLHRRKGPTEPLHCIFSLGLGIVAQGHKQVLVAKEVVNYGPGQSLLTSIDLPVISHVTRASIEEPMLGLMLTLDRRDIVKIAEEMQLPAPPRTPAFTPITIETLDDALIGVLIRLIELLDQPVLAPQLAPLYQQEIIVRLLAGPHSPQLQRLAANGSPSQQIARAVTWLKQNFSKELLVDDLAAQAHMSPSTFRQHFRNITGTSPLQYQKQLRLQEARQLMLSLGIDAGSAAIRVGYESASQFSREYSRLFGAPPQQDVRRLRLL; the protein is encoded by the coding sequence ATGAGTACCAGTACCGCCTCTACGGACCGCCTCGCGCGAACCATTGCACGCTTTGCCCAGTCTGACGGCGACCACACCACCGCTATACCGGCGCTCTCACTTCATCGCCGGAAGGGGCCAACCGAGCCGTTGCATTGCATCTTTAGCCTCGGGTTGGGTATCGTTGCTCAGGGCCATAAGCAGGTATTGGTAGCGAAAGAGGTGGTGAACTACGGCCCCGGCCAGTCACTGCTGACCAGCATCGACCTGCCTGTGATCTCGCATGTCACGCGGGCTAGTATTGAGGAGCCGATGCTTGGCCTGATGCTGACACTAGACCGGCGTGACATCGTGAAGATAGCTGAGGAGATGCAGTTACCGGCTCCGCCCCGAACGCCAGCTTTCACGCCTATCACGATCGAAACCCTTGACGATGCGCTGATAGGCGTCCTGATTCGGCTGATCGAATTGCTGGACCAACCGGTACTGGCTCCGCAATTGGCGCCGCTCTATCAGCAGGAAATAATCGTCCGGCTTCTCGCTGGTCCCCATAGTCCACAATTACAGCGTCTTGCAGCCAACGGATCACCGAGCCAACAAATCGCCAGGGCAGTGACCTGGCTCAAACAGAATTTCTCAAAGGAACTATTGGTGGATGATCTGGCCGCGCAAGCGCACATGAGTCCTTCGACGTTCCGTCAGCATTTCCGCAACATCACGGGAACAAGTCCTCTGCAATACCAGAAGCAACTGCGCTTGCAGGAAGCGCGGCAACTGATGCTCAGCCTTGGCATCGACGCGGGAAGTGCCGCAATCCGGGTCGGTTACGAAAGCGCCTCGCAGTTCAGTCGCGAGTACAGCCGCCTGTTCGGTGCGCCTCCGCAGCAAGATGTGAGGCGACTGCGGCTACTGTGA
- a CDS encoding type IV toxin-antitoxin system AbiEi family antitoxin, with amino-acid sequence MTFSDRLASSEQRALTLACEAFSDATRLYQATPLSASGRKGQVDARMSTNDGPDAWIRFDVAGKHLVIPVVIKASASSLGAGVIVNRMRSRSTPEDNRPLMLVTQHVTPRLADELIAKRIPFLDTAGNVFLQAPEATIMIVGRGKPTLQRLDRTSRSTTPKGMRVTFALLTLPGLVDEPYRTIADFSGVALNTVNLAMDDLMDRGLVVVKGKNRVIVDRRRLVDDWVSLYPTRLRPKLGPQRFTSWAKDKSWWLNPEALDPQARLGGEVAADILTRNLKPATVTVYARGGLAPTMMSKAMLRPDERGDVEVLDAFWPVAAEDRWGLSDRGVVHPLLVYADLIMSGDDRNREVAQAIYASYMAKKNA; translated from the coding sequence GTGACCTTCTCGGATCGCCTCGCCAGTAGTGAGCAGCGCGCGCTGACGCTGGCTTGCGAAGCGTTTTCAGATGCGACGCGCCTCTATCAGGCGACGCCCCTCAGCGCGTCAGGCAGGAAAGGGCAAGTCGACGCGCGGATGTCGACAAACGATGGCCCGGACGCGTGGATCCGCTTCGACGTTGCGGGAAAGCACCTCGTAATCCCCGTAGTCATCAAGGCGAGCGCCAGCTCGCTCGGCGCGGGGGTCATTGTCAACCGCATGCGCTCTCGCTCCACGCCTGAAGACAATCGTCCGTTGATGCTCGTCACGCAGCATGTCACGCCGCGGCTGGCGGATGAGCTGATCGCCAAACGTATTCCGTTCCTCGACACCGCGGGCAACGTCTTCCTCCAGGCGCCGGAGGCGACGATCATGATCGTCGGCCGCGGCAAACCCACACTGCAGCGTCTGGACCGGACGTCGCGCTCGACCACACCAAAAGGCATGCGCGTGACCTTTGCGCTCCTGACTTTGCCCGGTCTCGTGGATGAACCCTATCGCACGATCGCAGACTTCTCGGGTGTTGCCCTGAACACGGTGAATCTGGCGATGGACGACCTTATGGATCGTGGTCTGGTGGTGGTCAAAGGCAAGAACAGGGTGATCGTCGACCGCCGCCGACTGGTCGACGACTGGGTGAGCCTCTATCCGACCCGGCTGCGCCCCAAGCTCGGCCCGCAACGCTTTACCAGTTGGGCGAAAGACAAGAGTTGGTGGCTTAACCCGGAGGCGCTCGATCCCCAAGCCCGTCTTGGCGGCGAAGTGGCGGCAGACATCCTCACCCGAAATCTCAAGCCCGCGACCGTGACGGTCTACGCGCGAGGCGGGCTCGCGCCGACAATGATGTCGAAAGCCATGCTGAGGCCAGACGAGCGCGGTGACGTCGAAGTGCTCGATGCGTTCTGGCCCGTGGCGGCGGAAGACCGATGGGGCTTGTCCGATCGCGGAGTCGTTCACCCTCTCCTCGTCTACGCGGATCTGATCATGTCGGGCGACGACCGGAATCGCGAAGTGGCCCAAGCGATCTACGCAAGCTACATGGCGAAAAAGAATGCTTAA
- a CDS encoding DMT family transporter, whose amino-acid sequence MKSATPCPPESALLAPSSTSERQGTALMVAGGLILGTIGIFVEEARQDPMTTVFFRCFFGVLALSLWGAATGRLHELKLRWQELTVALGAGVLIVLNWVLFFAAIPRVSIAIATVLFHIQPFLVIGLGAWWLGERVSKAQVIACVVALAGLVLATGLIGSKTSLIATSSYQTGVTLCLVGAVAYAGLPLIARKAKRVSSFALSWWQSAVGVLLTAWWPLWHGMPQTTTAWLWLAGLGSIHSGVAYVVLYAGMSRLRTSRVALLQFVYPLTAIVVDRVVYGHQLTALQTVGVLIMAGALWTVRRDS is encoded by the coding sequence ATGAAAAGCGCAACGCCTTGCCCGCCCGAATCTGCCCTGCTGGCCCCATCAAGCACCTCGGAACGGCAAGGCACTGCGTTGATGGTCGCGGGCGGGCTAATTCTCGGGACCATCGGCATATTCGTCGAAGAAGCCCGCCAGGATCCGATGACCACGGTGTTCTTTCGCTGCTTCTTTGGGGTGCTGGCCCTTTCGCTGTGGGGCGCGGCAACGGGACGGTTGCATGAACTCAAACTGCGATGGCAGGAGCTGACGGTGGCGCTGGGCGCAGGCGTGCTAATCGTGCTCAATTGGGTTTTGTTCTTCGCCGCCATTCCACGGGTGTCTATTGCAATAGCGACAGTTCTGTTTCACATCCAACCATTTTTGGTCATCGGTCTGGGCGCCTGGTGGCTGGGTGAGCGTGTATCCAAAGCGCAGGTCATTGCTTGCGTTGTAGCGCTAGCCGGACTTGTACTCGCCACCGGACTCATTGGAAGCAAGACGAGCTTGATCGCGACATCGTCTTATCAGACCGGCGTCACCCTATGCCTCGTGGGTGCCGTCGCCTATGCTGGCTTACCGTTAATCGCGCGCAAGGCGAAACGAGTTAGTTCGTTTGCGTTGTCCTGGTGGCAGAGTGCTGTCGGCGTGCTGCTTACAGCTTGGTGGCCGCTCTGGCATGGAATGCCGCAAACGACGACTGCATGGCTTTGGTTAGCCGGGCTAGGAAGCATCCATAGTGGCGTCGCGTACGTCGTTCTCTATGCCGGGATGAGCCGGCTGCGCACCAGTCGTGTGGCGCTGTTGCAATTCGTCTATCCGCTGACAGCCATTGTCGTGGACCGGGTTGTATACGGACACCAACTAACCGCACTACAGACCGTCGGGGTCCTAATCATGGCGGGCGCATTGTGGACCGTTCGCCGCGACAGCTAA